From the genome of Croceibacterium atlanticum:
AAAGTATGCCGGGCGCGTTCTGGCGGCACTGGTCCTGCTGTTCTGCGCCGCTTCAGCTTCCGCCCATCCATCCCCCTTCAGCTATGTCGATGTGGAATTGCATGACGATGCGATCCATGGCCGCGTGACCTTCCATGTGATCGATGGCGCCCATGAACTGGGGATCGAAGAGCCTGACCGATTGCTCGATCCCGCAGTGCTGGGGGCGAACCGGGCGCAAATCGAAACCCTGCTCGCCAGTCGCATGGCCGAAGGCGGGTTGGCCGGCCCGGTGGAATGGCGCGGCACGGCGACCAAGGCGGCAGATGATGCTGTGCAATTATCCTTCCGCATTGCGCGGGAACCACCGCCTTCGCTGACGCTGGGGATGAACCTGTTCCCCTACGATCCGCAGCACCAGACCTTCGTGAACATCTATGACGGCGGCAAGCTGAGCCAGCAGTGGATCTTCGGCGAGGGAAGCAAATCCCGCACTTTCTATCGCGGCACGACGGCGGGGGCCTTCGCCGTGATGGGAACATTCATCCCTTCCGGCGTGCATCACATATTGATCGGCCCCGATCATCTGCTCTTCCTGTTCGGCCTGCTGCTGCTGGGCGGCGGCTGGCGCAAGCTGGTGGCCATCGTGACCGCCTTCACCATCGGCCACAGCATCACCCTGTCACTGGCCGCTCTGGACATCGTCAATGCCCCTGCCTACCTGGTGGAGCCGGCCATTGCCCTCAGCATCATCGTGGTGGGCGCGGACAACCTGCTGCAACGGAAGGGAAATGGCCGCGATCTGCGCCCTTGGGTGGCCGGAATCTTCGGCCTGATCCACGGGTTTGGCTTTGCCAGCGTGCTCAGGGAATTCGGACTTCCTCAAGAAGCCCTTGGCTGGTCGCTGTTTTCGTTTAATGTCGGGGTGGAACTGGGGCAGCTCGCCGTGGTCCTGATCGTGGCCAGCCTGCTGACGGTAATTCGCCGCCGCAGCGCAAAGGCCGGGCAGGCTATCACATTGGCAGGATCCATCGCGGTGATCCTGGCGGGTGCATACTGGTTCGCCGAAAGGGTGTTCTGGGGAGGCTGAATATGAAGCGTATCGCGATACTGGGTGCGATCGTGGTTGCGGGAATGACCGCAGCGGGTGTGTCTGCGCAAGGCGGATTGCCCGGGATCGAACCGATCGAGCAGGTCTCCGACAATGTGTACAAGATCTTCGGCGCGGGCGGGAACACGGTCGTGTTCGTCCGCAGCGACGGGGTGACGCTGGTCGATACCAAGCTGCCGGGCAATGGCCAGGCCATTCTGGACCAGGTGCGCAAGGTCACCGACAAGCCGGTGACGATGATCGTCAACACCCATTCCCACCCCGATCATATGGGCAGCAATACGGAGCTGGAGGATCTGGCCGGTCACGTGGAAGTGATCGCCCATGCCAATTCCTCCGCCCGGATGGCAGAATTGCCCAATGCCCGCCGGCCGGACCGCAGCTTCGATGACAGGATGACGATCGGTTCGGGCAAGGACGAGATCAATCTCTATTATTTCGGCGCCGGCCACACGGATGGCGATGCTTTCGTCGTCTTCCCGGCGGAGCGGACAATGGCCGCGGGCGACATCATGGCATGGTATATGGCACCGTTGATCGATCCCGCATCAGGCGGCAGCATGCTGGCCACCCCGGTCACGCTGGGCAAGGCGCAGGATACAATCAAGGGCGTGGACAAGGTGATCGAAGGCCACGGCCAGGTCCGCAGCTGGGACGAATTCCGCGCCTACATCACCTTCCACCGCGCGCTGGTGGATGCGGCGGAAAAGACGCTGGCGGATGGCGGCACGCCGGAAGACGCATTGGCCGCGCTGGAAAGCAATCCCGGCTTCAAGCCCTTTTTGGGTGAGGAGCTGATGAAGGGGCTGGAATATGGCGGCACGCCCAAATCGCGCGCGCTGATCGGCCTGAATGTCGCCTTCCAGGAATTGAAGGGCGAACCCGTGACAACGCAATGGGGCCCGCGCCCGCCGGCCGGCCCACCCCCGCAATAACAAGGGCAGCCGCGAAAGGGCGCGCCCGCTAATCCAGCGTGATCACCCTGCCCGCCAGGCGTGACACTTCGCCGGGGCTGTGGCTGACCAGCAGGATCGGGATTTCCAGTTCGTCCCGGATCCGCTCTATCAGCCGCAGCAGATCTTCCGCCCGCGCAATGTCGAGGGAGGATAGCGGCTCGTCCAGCAAGAGGAAGCGCGGCCCGGCCAGCAGGGCGCGGCCGATTGCGACACGGCGCGCCTCTCCGCCGGAAAGCGTGCGCGGCCAGCGGGACAGGAGATGGCCGATACCCAGGAAGTCGACCACCTCCTCCGTGCCGATCCAGCGATCCTCCGCCGCAGCCAGCTTCGCACCATATAAGAGATTGGCCGATACTTTCAGATGCGGGAACAGCCGCGCATCCTGGAACACATAGCCGGCACGGCGATCTTCCGGCTTCACGTCGATTCCGGCATCGCTGTCGAACAATACGCGGCCACCCACGGCAATGCGCCCGGATTTCGGGCGGACGAGCCCGGCAATGCAGTTCAGCACAGTCGTCTTGCCCGCGCCGGACGGGCCGGTAAGCGCAGTGAGCCGATCCTCCGATACGAAGTCGAGCGCGATCTCCCGCTCCCCGATGCGGTGCCGCAGCGTCACGTCAAAGAACATGGGCGCGGCTCCCGGCGGAACGGCGCACCAGCAGTTCCGAAACGATCAGCGCACCCACGGAAAGCACGACAGAAATGAACGCCAGCCGCGCCACCTGGGCTTCCGAGCCGGGCAATTGCAGCCCGGTATAGATGGCCAGCGGCAAGGTCCGTGTCTCCCCGGCAATGTTGGATGCAAAGGTGATTGTGGCGCCGAATTCACCCAGCGAGCGGGCGAAGCCCAGCATCATGCCCGCCGCCACGCCGGGAAAGGACAGCGGCAGGCTGATCGTCAGGAAGGAATGCCAGGGGGACGCGCCAAGCGTGCGCGCAGCCTCCACCAGCCGGCGGTCAACCGCTTCGATCGACAGGCGCATGGCACGCACCATCAGCGGCAGTGCCATCACCGCCGCCGCCAGCACGGCGCCGGTCCAGCGAAAAACCAGCGTCACGCCGAATTGTTCATACAGCCAGCTACCCACCACCCCTGCGCGGCCGAAGGCCAGCAACAGCAGCCAGCCCGTAACCACCGGCGGCACGACCAGCGGCAGATGGACCAGCGCATCCAGCAACAAGCGGCCGGGAAAGCGCCGCCGGGCCAGCAGCCATGCCAGTGCATAGGCGATTGGCAGGGTCAACCCCACCGCCACCAGGCTCACCTTCAGGGAAAGCCAGATGATGGACCATTCCGCGGGGGTCAGCCAGCCGGTCATTCCACCAAGCCAAAGCCCCGCCGGGCAAATATCGCCCCCGCTTCGGGCGATTTGAGAAAGGCCATGAATGCCTCTGCACCGCGGCTGTCGGAAGAAGCGAGAACCGCCACCGGATAGCGGATCGGGGGATGGCTATCGGCCGGGAAAGTGGCGAGAATGCGCACCTTGTCCGACGCCATGGAATCAGTCTTGTACACCACGCCTAGTGGCGCTTCACCCCGTTCCACCAGCGCAAGGGAAGCGCGGACATTCTCGGCCACGGCCAGCCTGTTTGCCACCGCGTTCCACAGATCCAGATGGGTCAGGGCCGCCCTGGCATAGCGCCCGGCCGGCACGCCCTGCGGGTCCGCAATGGCCAGCCTGCCATCATCGCCCAGCCTGTTGAGCAGGGCGCCGCGCGTCATGTTCCAATCCGCCTCTCCATCTTCTTTCGGCGCAATCAGCACGAGTTCATTCGTCAGCAGATCGGACCGGGTTCCCGGACGTAGCAGGTCCAGCCCTTCCATCCGGTCCATCCATTGTTCGTCAGCCGGGAGATAGATGTCCGCGGGCGCGCCGCCTTCGATCTGCCGGGCAAGCGCGGATGACGCAGCAAAGGCAAGCGTGGGCGCGGCGTGCCCTTCAGCAGCCCAGGCATTGGCCGCATCGGTCATCGCCTCCTGCATGCTCGACGCGGCGAGGATGACGGTGCCGGTGCCGCCTTGTTCCGCAGCGGAGCAGGCGGACAGGAACAGTGGCGCCGCCAGGGTGAAGACAAGCACGCGCAGGGCATGAAGCGAAGCATTCATCAGGTTGCTGTATATGCCGGGATATAGCAGGTCCAGTGCGAAGCACCGCGATTTCATGCCGGTATGGCGGGATCAGTCCTTGCCGG
Proteins encoded in this window:
- a CDS encoding MBL fold metallo-hydrolase; translated protein: MKRIAILGAIVVAGMTAAGVSAQGGLPGIEPIEQVSDNVYKIFGAGGNTVVFVRSDGVTLVDTKLPGNGQAILDQVRKVTDKPVTMIVNTHSHPDHMGSNTELEDLAGHVEVIAHANSSARMAELPNARRPDRSFDDRMTIGSGKDEINLYYFGAGHTDGDAFVVFPAERTMAAGDIMAWYMAPLIDPASGGSMLATPVTLGKAQDTIKGVDKVIEGHGQVRSWDEFRAYITFHRALVDAAEKTLADGGTPEDALAALESNPGFKPFLGEELMKGLEYGGTPKSRALIGLNVAFQELKGEPVTTQWGPRPPAGPPPQ
- a CDS encoding HupE/UreJ family protein encodes the protein MFYRLPDSRPSAAWGKYAGRVLAALVLLFCAASASAHPSPFSYVDVELHDDAIHGRVTFHVIDGAHELGIEEPDRLLDPAVLGANRAQIETLLASRMAEGGLAGPVEWRGTATKAADDAVQLSFRIAREPPPSLTLGMNLFPYDPQHQTFVNIYDGGKLSQQWIFGEGSKSRTFYRGTTAGAFAVMGTFIPSGVHHILIGPDHLLFLFGLLLLGGGWRKLVAIVTAFTIGHSITLSLAALDIVNAPAYLVEPAIALSIIVVGADNLLQRKGNGRDLRPWVAGIFGLIHGFGFASVLREFGLPQEALGWSLFSFNVGVELGQLAVVLIVASLLTVIRRRSAKAGQAITLAGSIAVILAGAYWFAERVFWGG
- the modB gene encoding molybdate ABC transporter permease subunit, with translation MTGWLTPAEWSIIWLSLKVSLVAVGLTLPIAYALAWLLARRRFPGRLLLDALVHLPLVVPPVVTGWLLLLAFGRAGVVGSWLYEQFGVTLVFRWTGAVLAAAVMALPLMVRAMRLSIEAVDRRLVEAARTLGASPWHSFLTISLPLSFPGVAAGMMLGFARSLGEFGATITFASNIAGETRTLPLAIYTGLQLPGSEAQVARLAFISVVLSVGALIVSELLVRRSAGSRAHVL
- a CDS encoding ATP-binding cassette domain-containing protein, which encodes MFFDVTLRHRIGEREIALDFVSEDRLTALTGPSGAGKTTVLNCIAGLVRPKSGRIAVGGRVLFDSDAGIDVKPEDRRAGYVFQDARLFPHLKVSANLLYGAKLAAAEDRWIGTEEVVDFLGIGHLLSRWPRTLSGGEARRVAIGRALLAGPRFLLLDEPLSSLDIARAEDLLRLIERIRDELEIPILLVSHSPGEVSRLAGRVITLD
- the modA gene encoding molybdate ABC transporter substrate-binding protein, which encodes MNASLHALRVLVFTLAAPLFLSACSAAEQGGTGTVILAASSMQEAMTDAANAWAAEGHAAPTLAFAASSALARQIEGGAPADIYLPADEQWMDRMEGLDLLRPGTRSDLLTNELVLIAPKEDGEADWNMTRGALLNRLGDDGRLAIADPQGVPAGRYARAALTHLDLWNAVANRLAVAENVRASLALVERGEAPLGVVYKTDSMASDKVRILATFPADSHPPIRYPVAVLASSDSRGAEAFMAFLKSPEAGAIFARRGFGLVE